Within the Miscanthus floridulus cultivar M001 chromosome 2, ASM1932011v1, whole genome shotgun sequence genome, the region gagtgtgcatgCGTGTTGTGAGCGTcaattttctcaaaaaaaaaaaaaacagaacgtATGACAGGGGTGTGCATATCAAATAATGCTTACATAACAATCTTTCTGTTTCCTATGGCTGAAGCAGCAGCAAACTCTCGTGGTGACGGCAAATCACCAAAGCCAATCATCTCCGACCATTGCCATAAGTCTGAATGTACATCAGTATCATGAATGTAGCAGCAACCCCTAGAATAAGTGTACACAGAACCAGAGAAGGGGATCTTGACAATTTGATGAAACATAGAGGCTTACTGGTGTCTAGCATCCAGAAATCACCTAAGCTGTAAGATAAAGACCACATCGTTAGTAACATATAGGAAACTATTCATGCTAAGCTTCCAAATTCTGCTAGATAAGCTATGTGGACAGCATACCGCTTGCCCCCAGAACGGCCACCAAAGATGAACATGTTGCAGTCAATGACAACAGCTATGTGAAAAGCCCTTGGGCTTGGGCCGGCCTGCCCATCCGACCCATTACCAGTGCACCCAGGTGTGTACCACAGCTTATTCTCTGCAACATAAGTTGAATTCAGAAGTTTGTAAGGACAAGCTCTTTCTTCCTTCCAAAGTTCCAATGCATATGCTCCATCCATAAAAATCGCAATCATGTATCCCTCAATCTAATAACCCTTAAGATGAGTTGCTGCGTGTGCAAAATTGCCCACAGAGGTCGGCAGGCAAATTTGGCACAACAAGCGAACCGTCGGAGAATTGGAGAGGGATTAGATTACCGACGTCGTAGACGGATACGTCAGCGAGGAAGCGCTTGTCGGCGAATCCGCCGAAGACGACCACCTTGGACTTGCCAATGCTCACCGCAGTGTGCCCGCTGCACGAAATTGCAAAATCGTGAGGTTGTTACTTCGTTAGAGGGGTAGGGTGAGACTCCAGGGGGGAtcgagacggcggcggcgaggaggagctgTATGGATACCTGCGGGGGGCGGGGCGGTCGCCCCCGAAGTCGGAGGAGTCGGCCCTCACCCAGTGCATCTGCTTCGGTTGCAGCTGCTGCATCCTTTCCTCGTCTCCTCGTCCTCGCTCCAGCTCCCCAGTATACGCGCCTCGTTTCGCAAAGCAGCTGGACACAATTCCAAAGGATGGGTGCTGCACGGCTGCACCGGCGACTGGATGGCGGCCGGGGGGCGGCGAGCGGTGGACGGCGGGGAGTCTGGCAGGTGGAGGAGGGGATCGGACGAAGCAGAGAAGTCAGAGCAGGAGGACGGAAACAACGCACGGCCTGCCCAAACGAAACGACCACGACCGGGCCGGAGACACACGCGCAACTCTATTACCACGTCACTGGGCCCGACTCAGGACTACCTGTCACTGACACGTGGCGGGTCCCGTCAGCATCTGCCTCCGTGTCTCCCTTCCATTCTACGGCCACCTCGGCGGGGAGCGTTAAAGCGTCGCCCGCGTAGGAACGAGGCCAGCGTCGGCTCGCCGTCTCCCTCCCTCCAGATCTCGGCGCGAGTTCACTCTGCAGATTTCCATTTCCAGCACGacggcgaagaagaagaagagctgcGGTCCGGCGGAGGAGTAAACCCTACCCGCCGTCTCGCGCCGGTTGCCCGGTGCGCAGGCGAGATCCGGGCGGAGATCTAGGGCGCAgcgccggccatggcgagctcCGGACTCGCCTACCCTGACCGCTTCTACGCCGCCGCGGCCTACGCTGGGTTCGGAGCCGGCGGGGCCACCTCCTCCGCAGCTATCTCTCGCTTCCAGAACGACGTCGCCCTCCTCCTCTACGGCCTGCACCAGCAGGTGACGCGTCGGACGTTGTTTTTTATCATTTTGCGATTAATTCGGGTGTGGGGGTGAAATTGCGTGGATCTAGCGTGAGATAGGCCGAATTTGTGTTGGTTGTGATTAAATTGTGTTGCTCTTCTTCGTCCCTCGGGAGAGATTTGCTTTGGTTGATGATCGCAATTCGGTTGGTGATTTTGGGTTTCGTTTTGATCCAGGCCACGGTTGGGCCATGCAATGTGCCCAAGCCAAGAGCGTGGAACCCCGTGGAGCAGAGCAAATGGACGAGGTTAGTACCACTAGAAACTGCAATCAAACTTCACTTTGCCACAGTCACAGTACGATCCAACTTCTGTGCAGGTTCTTCTTTATCAATGATGAAAAAGTGAAACCTCAGTGATTTTCTTAAAACTTGAATTGTGTCTACACGCTAGCAGCGAGTTGAGTAGTTCATTCTCATGTACTGTCGGCTTATTTTATTGATTTGCCCAAATTTGAAATGTGATTTGGTCCCCAGCCAGAAGATAGAAAATGAGATGCTTATgctgcaataaccatgatactcATGTAATTTAGATTATGGATAGTTAGACTGGAGGGCTGATAGTGGGAAATACCCAGAAAATAAATACTGTACGTTGAAGTGTGTATTCTGAAAACGGTACTTATCGATTATATCATTTTGTGTTTTTAGCTGGCATGGGCTTGGAAGCATGCCTTCAGCGGAGGCGATGCGTCTTTTTGTCAAAATCTTAGAGGTATGAATAATTACATGATATTGTTCAGTGTGTGCAATAACAATAAAgacttttagtcccaagcaagttggggctGTGCAAATAGATTTGATAGATGTATTGGTATTCTGGCAGGAAGAAGATCCTGGATGGTACTCTAGGGTCCCTGAGTTCAACCCTGAGCCTGTTGTAGATATTCAGATGCATGTAAGTCATGCTATTGTTCACTGTTGGTCTTATCATTTAGTGCACCGTCCCAATGTCTAGTtctctagtttttttttcttagCAGGTTTATCAAATTATCCATCTGTGTTTCTTTTTGTTAGAAACCAAAAGACGAGCCACAGAGTGTACCGGCTTCAACAAATGGAACATCAATTCCAGAACcaaaaatcatttctgaaaatggaagtTCTGTGGAGACTCAGGACAAAGATGTTATTCTGGAAGGCCTTAGTACTGTTAGTTCTCATGATGAGTGGACTCCATTATCTGTCAGTGGTCTCCGTCCGAAGCCTCGTTATGAGGTGCACCAGATACTTCATTCCTCTTCCATCGTTTTTCTCTATTTACTTTTGTAGCATTAATGAGAAGTTTGGTTTCTGTAGCATGGAGCAGCTGTTTTGCAAAATAAGATGTATATATTTGGTGGAAACCATAATGGACATTACCTTAGTGACCTTCAGGTACGTGAAGTTGAATAAAACAATCCCTAACACCATATGTATGCATCCTAAGTTATTAGTGTTAGCTATGACTTGGAAGCATGTGACTCTGTAAGCATATGCTGTTCTACTGCTTTTGATCAAACCATCTTTAAACAGACTGCCTTATTGCATACACTGTCTGGGTTAATTGTCCATTTGTGTTCATGATCCTTAACCTTGACCTTTTCCTTATATTAGTGTGGTGTCAAAGTGTGTTTCTTGCCACAATTTGAGTCTTCAATGTGTTTCCTTATGCCAAAGTTGGGCTATTGGACTCTTATGCAAAGAGATAATTGCTATTTCCCCAGAATATTGCAAACAAATCTATGTATTTTTGGATATTTCCTGCATTTTAATTATTTAGCCAAAATTGTTAAGATAATATTAGGAGTGAGAAAGAGGAGTTTCAAGGGGAGGGAAAACAAATTCGTTTAAATGCACTGGCAATTCAAATGTCACCTGAAAGCAGGTCAGCATGAAATATTGTTGATCTAATGAATGATTTTTCTTTTTCGTAATTTATACCAAAATAGGCTTTGGATCTGAAGAGTTTGACCTGGTCCAAGGTTGATGCCAAATTGCAAGCAGAATCTGCTGATTCCACTAAAACCACACAAATTGCTCCATGTGCTGGTCATTCTTTGGTAAACTTCTGCACAACTGTTGCATAGTCATTTATCTTGAATCCAGTAGTTAATGGCAGTTGCCTTTTTATTCTGTACCATTTTGTAGATTTCATGGGGCAACAAATTTTTATCTATTGCCGGGCATACAAAAGATCCATCTGAAGGCATTACAGGTTTGATAAAATCAGTTTTAATCTATTTTGGTACCTCTTCTACTTATTATGTCATACATTAATTTGTTCTGCTGTTGTTTCTGGTGGTTTTATTCTAGTGAAGGAATTTGATCCGCATACTTGTACCTGGTCGATTGTCAAGACTTACGGGAAACCACCGGTAATCATTTTTCTTCAATCGGTTATTGTAACTCTGAACTAAGAGGGCCAGTTCTTGTTATGATTTCTTTTGTTCCGCTAATCTTATGTTTGAGCATGTACATCTTTGTTTTGGTGCACTTACTCAGATGGTTTCTTCTATAGTTCCATCTGTACTTGATTTTAGCTTAGAGTCTGTATTTTGAAATGACTAATAAAGAAATTGTGCCACATAACATTGCTCAATTGCTTTGGTATTAGTTACCCAGTTATATGCAGGAAAGTGCATTTGCTTATATAAGTTTCATCTGCTGCAGGTTTCACGTGGAGGTCAAACAGTGACTCTTGTTGGAACGACACTAGTTTTgtttggtggtgaagatgcaaaaCGGTGTCTCTTGAATGACTTGCACATCCTTGATCTTGAAACCATGACATGGGATGATGTGGATGCAATGTAAGTACAGCAACCTTGATGGCCCTTTAATGCACAGTTGTTCACCtagtgagaagaagaaaaacgctGTTAGCTTTCATGTATCTTTGCTATGTGTGCTTAAAATATTACTTTGAACTGGTCCCCAACATAATTGGGATGCATGTTAACTGTCACACATATATGGTAGAGTTAAGAAGCTTTCTTTGGTTAATGAGATGCTTTTCTGACCATGTAGGACTAGGAAATCTTAGGTTAACACTTCTCAGTAATTTCTCTTCAACATAGTTTGCACCACTTTGCTGCTATGGAGTTTTGCAGTTTGACTCGATCGATTCTTGACCGATGGAAATATTAACTAGCTTTTATATACTGGCACAAAAGGGGAAACGAATATTGATAGCATAAAAGCCTTAAACATATTGTCATAGTAAAAGGGAGCATGTTTCTAAACTTCCATTATGTGTCATAATCGCATTAGGTCAGTTTATGCACATGTTCTGAAAACAGAGTGATTTTTTTTTAAGCTGAACATTGTATTACTATATTTTGAATTTAGCTCATCGCGATGTTGGTTTTGTGTTTTAGAGGCACTCCTCCTTCTCCAAGGTCAGATCATGCTGCTG harbors:
- the LOC136515234 gene encoding acyl-CoA-binding domain-containing protein 6-like gives rise to the protein MASSGLAYPDRFYAAAAYAGFGAGGATSSAAISRFQNDVALLLYGLHQQATVGPCNVPKPRAWNPVEQSKWTSWHGLGSMPSAEAMRLFVKILEEEDPGWYSRVPEFNPEPVVDIQMHKPKDEPQSVPASTNGTSIPEPKIISENGSSVETQDKDVILEGLSTVSSHDEWTPLSVSGLRPKPRYEHGAAVLQNKMYIFGGNHNGHYLSDLQALDLKSLTWSKVDAKLQAESADSTKTTQIAPCAGHSLISWGNKFLSIAGHTKDPSEGITVKEFDPHTCTWSIVKTYGKPPVSRGGQTVTLVGTTLVLFGGEDAKRCLLNDLHILDLETMTWDDVDAIGTPPSPRSDHAAACHADRYLLIFGGGSHATCFNDLHVLDLQTMEWSRPKQQGLTPSPRAGHAGATVGENWYIVGGGNNKSGVSETLVLNMSTLTWSVVSTVEGRVPLASEGMTLVHSNYSGYDYLISFGGYNGRYSNEVYTLKLSLKSDSQSTVKEETVSDTTSRVIEPEAEISQDGKIREIAMDSADSDLNNRNDEASEQLIADLKAQKEELEATLSREQLQTVQLKEDIAQAETRNAELTKELQAVRGQLASEQSRCFKLEVDVAELRQKLQSMDALEKEVELLRRQKAASEQAALDAKQRQSSGGMWGWLAGSPPPAV